One Sulfurimonas sp. HSL-3221 genomic window, GCGATCATAACGTCGCTGGCTTTGACAATGGCGATCACGTCACTGCCCAGTCCGATGCCCAGTTCGGCCATGGATTCGTTGGTGATGATGGAGGTCAGCAGATCGCCGCTCTCCAGCTGGATGATGAGCTCCGTATTGACCGCCCCCTGGATCACCTTCTCCACGCGGCCCGCCAGCTTGTTGCGGGCGCTGATCTTCGGCATGCCTCCCGTCGCGATCAGAACGTGCGACGCTTTGAAAAAGGCGCGGACCACATCCCCCACGGCCAAGTCGAGGCTTTCGACACTCTCAATCGTAATGATGGCGCTGAGCGTCGTCCCTTTCGGCGCGCGCAGCGCGATCTTGGCGTTGACCGCCCCTTTGTTGACGGAGAGCACCCCCGCCTCGATCTGGTTTCTGGCACTGATTTTCATTTTTTGTTCCTTCTTTCTTATTTGGCAGGTTTAGCGATCATCATGTCCGAGGCTTTGATGATCGCGACAACGGGCATACCCGATTGCAACTCAAGGTTTGAAACGGCGTCGTCGGTCACGGTCGCGCTGATGCGGTCCCCGCCGCCAAGCCGGATCCGCACTTCCGCATTGACAACGCCGCGGTGGATGGTTTCGATCGTCCCTTCAAGCCGGTTCCGCGCGCTGATGGGAATGGCCCATCCCGTGGCGACCAGCACATGCGAGTCTTTGAAAAATGCGATTACCCTGTCCCCCTCCTTGACGCAGAGCGTATCAGAGGCGTTCCCGGTGATCGAAGCGAACATCAAGGTCCCCTGCGCCGTTTTGAGCTCCAGCAGCGCACTGACCCCGTCCCGGCGCACCGCGACGATATCGGCATCGATCTGGTTCCGTGCACTGATCATCATGCTCTGTCCTTTAGAAGAGGTAGTTGAGCTCGAAGCGGGCATCCAGGCTGTCGGCATCCGGTTTTTCGGTGTCGTTGTACCCCAGGCGCAGCCGCCACTGCAGGTCGGCCAGCATGGGCAGGTTCTGCACGAATCCGAGGTAGTAGTAGTTCTCGTCATAGTACCCCTTCGACTCGTCCGCATCGGTATGAAGAATAGAAGCCTGCACGAACAGGTCGGTAAAGACCCCGGTTTTGTTGGCGGCGCGCTGCAGCTCGACGCGGTAGCTCTTCGTATTGGCCATCCAGTTGTAGCGGGCCATCGAGCGGGTATACCCCGCCGTCGGGAAGCCCCGCCACGGGGTGATCAGGTCCGCTTCGTCGAAGACCTGGGTATAGCCGAAGTTGAGCTTGTACTTGCCCAGCTGCGCCACGAGCCGTGCGGCCACCATCTGGGCATCGAGAGAATCGGCCTCTTCATAGCCGCCGGCCGCGCCGCTCTGGCCCGCCAGTTTGCCGCTGTACGCTGCGCCGCCGACCTTGCCGGCGCCGTTGTCGAACTGCTTGATGTAGCGCACACCGGGCGTCAGCGATATGCTGCCGAGGCTGATCTTGTAGTTCGCCTCCGCCATCACTTCGCTCACGAGCTCCGGGACGATATAGAATGACGCGTCGAGTTTAAGATTGGCAATCGCCGTATTGTGCAGGTCCCCCGTGATCAGCGGCGCGTCGGTCGGCTTGCCCGCCGCTTTGAGCCGCGTATAAGTAAGCCCCTTATGCATCGCGGAGTCGTCATTCTCACTCCACTCCGGACGCTCGGAGCTGCTGCTGTTCGCGTCGCCGTACATCAGAACCGAGTGCGCCTGCGTATGGTCGCGCAGCTTCTGTTCGGCGAGGTAGGCCACGCGAAGCGCCGTCGCCGGGACCGCTTTCGTATCGATGACGATGCCGTCAAAGGTGTTGGGGATCATTTTCGTGTCGTTGGACTTGGTATAGAAAGTCTCCACCAGCTGCCGGCCGACGGCAATGCGGGTTTTGGGGATGCCGCTGTAGGCGATGTACGCCTGGCCGAGTGCGCCCATCCCCTTGTTGCCCGTATTGACGTAATCGTAACGGCTCAGGACATCTTTGCCCGGTTTCAGCGTACTGACCGGATCTTTTCCGTCATCGAAAAAGGCCTGGGAGTAGTAAAGCCCCATGCCGAAATCGAAGCCGCCGTAGCGCGCACTGCGGTAGACCAGCGAACCGCCGAGGGCACTGATAAGATGGCTGTTCTGCTTGGCCGTCTCTGTCTGCCACTTGTAGTAAAACGTATTCGAACGCAGGCGGGCGTAAAACTCCCCCTCGCTGAACATCCCTGTAAAACTCTCCGCCGCTCCCGGAACAGCGTTATATACCAGTGTATAGTTCGAATTCAGCGCCTGTTTCGGGGCATCTGTATCCGCCGCGTGGAGTGAAACCCCAAGAACCCCCGTCAATACGGCACTTATCCAGCCTGTCGTTTTCAATGACTCTCCTTTTGTCACGCTGTTTTCGTAGCGTTATTTTCTATAAAACATAACGATGTCTGCAAGGTCTATTCTCTAAAAATTGGCTCAGAAGCACGAATAAAGCGGAAAAATGCGACAAAACATGACAAAAGTGTTATATTCTTAAAAATATAACGGTATCGTAGATGAAGTTGCCTTGCCCCCTGCTTAAGGAAGTGTACGCCCCCACACACATCGTCTTAGGACGAAGGGAGAGCGTTTATACTATAGCTAAAACCATCCGGACGGTAGCGTATGCAGCTAGATCTCACCCGCGGCAGTATCCGAAGCCATATCAGGACCCTGGCGGTGCCTGCATGCATCGGCTTTTTTTTCCACACCCTCTTCAACATCACCGACACCTACTTTGCCGGGACAATCTCGACCCAGGCGCTGGCGGCCCTCTCCCTCTCCTTTCCGATCTTCTTCATCATCATCTCTCTTGCCGAAGGGATGAGCGAAGCGGTGACGGCCCTCGTCGGCAATGCCCTGGGAGCGGGTGAAACGGCGCAGGCGCACCACCTTGCGCGCAACGCACTGCTCTTCGGGGGCCTGCTGGCCATTGCACTGACCGCCGCGGGGTTTGCCGCCGCTCCGGCACTGATGGTCTCGCTCGGGGCCCGGGACGCCTACCTCGCCGAAGCGCTGGCCTACATCAATGTTATCATCGCCGGTACGGGTCTCTTCGTCTTCACCTTCTTTCTCAACGCCCTGCTCAACGCCGTCGGGGACACCGTCTCCTTCCGCAACGTGCTCATCGTCGCCGCTGTGATCAACGTCGCGCTCGACGCGTGGTTCGTGCGCGGCGGGTTCGGCGTCGCGCCGATGGGCGTCACGGGCATCGCCCTGGCCACGGTCATCATCGAATCCATGAGCGCCGCCTACCTCTATTACCGCCTCAAGACCAAACCCGTCTACCGCGGCAGCGCGCCGTTTCGTTTCGACCCCGCTGCCCTCGGCGAGCTGATACGGCAGGGGATCCCCCCCAGTGCCAACCTGGCGCTGATGGCCGCGGGCATCTACATCATTACCTATTTCGCCGCACCCTACGGCCAGGAGGTCGTTGCGGCCTACGGCGTGGGCATGCGTATCGAACAGATCATTCTGATGCCCGCCGTCGGGCTCAACGTCGCGGTCCTCGCCATCGTCGCCCAGAACAGCGGCGCCCGCCGTTTCGAACGTATCGGAGAGACCGTCGGCCGCTCCCTCTTCTACGGTGCCGTCGTCGCCCTGATCGGCGGTATCGTGCTCTTCGCGGGCGCCGGAACGGTGATGGGCGTCTTCAGCGACATCCCGGACGTCATTGACGAAGGCGTGCTCTACCTGCGCGTCGAAGCCTTCCTGATCTACCCCTTCGTCGTCATCTTCACCTACGTCGCGATGCTCCAGGGGGTCAAACGGCCCGCGTTTATCTTCTACATCAGTCTCGCCCGGCAGGTCGTCGCCCCGCTGATCGTCCTCTGGGTCCTCGCCCGTATTGCGCCTGCGGCCCTCTCCGTATGGCTCGGCGTCGGGGGCGTCGTCATCACCGCCGCCGTCGTGACATACTGGTATGCGCGCCGCATCCTCACCGACCTCTCCCGCGTCCCGCTCTGATACCCTTTTATCCACCCAGAATGATGAAAAATTCATCATTCTGGCATAGACTTTGCACTAAAACTCATCTACAATGCCCGGCGTGAATACGATTTGACCACAGACATTTTATTTTCTCCTTATCCCTCTCCACGGTGCGGTTGCGCCGGAGCGGAGAACTTGGCAATTTTACGAAGGAGTTTCCATGCAGAATCTTGTTTCCATATATGAAGAGAATGCCGACCTGATCCAGAAATTCATCCTTGCGTCCATCCAGCGGATCGGACTCATTCATCTGACGGAAAAGAACGTCAAGCACATTTTTAACGTCTTCCCGAGCCTGGAATTGGCCTATGAAACCGACGAAGGGTTCGCCCAGACTTCGGCCAACTACAGCCGCCACAAAAGCGATACGGCGGCCGTCGGCGCGGACCGGAGCTATCTCATCGACGAGAGCAAGCTCGTCGGCGACTACTATTTTCATGAGCCCTACCTCTCCACAACGACGGGGCATCTGTGCATCACCATCGTTTACAAAACGGCCAAAGGGGGGTATATCCTGCTGGATTTCCAGCTGCGCAACCTCCTCGAGCGCTTCATGCTGATCGAGAACAACGGTGGGCTCAAAATGACCCACCGTACCCTCTACGGCATTATCGGAGGGGGGCTGCTGCTGTTGGGGATCTTTGTCGTTCTCTACGGACTCTTCAGCTTCGGCCACTACCTTATCGTCGAGGATGTCCTCTCGCTGGAGATGTTCTTCAAACCCGTCATTGCCCTCACCCTGGGACTGGCCGTGTACGACCTTGGCAAAACGATCGTCGACCAGGAGGTGATGCCCAAAACCCAGAAAGTCGACGAGGGGATCAAGGTGAAGACCCTGCTCAACTTCTCCGTCTCCATCCTCATCGCCCTGATGATCGAGGCGCTGCTGGTCGTTTTCAAGATCTCCATCTCCAACTACCACGACCTCCCCTACGCCGCCTCGCTGATCGGTGCGCTCGCCCTGCTCTTCTTTGTTTTCTCCTACTTCATCTACATCGTCAGAAAGAGCGGGGCCGCCCCCGAGATCGAATAGGCATCAGTAGGCGTCAAAGAGCGTCTGGATGTGCGCGGCATCGTGGGTCGCGAGCGAGAGCGGCCGCCGCTGGCCGCGGCGGACCCGTTCGTCGAACGTATCGCTCTCCCGGCGGTAGAAGACGCCAAGCGGAAACGGGCCCTCCTCCATCGCCCGGGCCATCGCCGCGCCGAGATCGGCCGTGTCGTGGGAAGCGTCCAGTTCGTAGGTATGCCCCTCGAACCAGCCGAAGGTGTTGATCTTGTTGAAGGTCACGCAGGGCTGGAAAATGTCGACCAGGGCGTAGCCGCGGTGCAGAAAAGCGGCTTTGAGGACCGATTTGGCATGCTCGGGATTCCCGATATTGACCCGGGAGACGAACCCCGCCCGCAGCGCCAGTGCCACGGCGAGGGGGTTGAAGGGCTCGTTACCGACCCCGTCGACCTGCACCTTCGTTTCCATCCCTTTTTGGCTCGTCGGCGACGCCTGCCCCTTGGTCAGCCCGTAGATCATATTGTTGTGGACGATATGGACGATGTCGACGTTGCGCCGGACGGCATGCAGGAAGTGGTTGCCCCCCTCCCCGTACATATCGCCGTCGCCCCCCTCGGCCACAACGGTCAGTTCGGGGTTGGCCGCCTTGACCGCCGTCGCGACGGGAACGGCGCGCCCGTGCAGTACCCCGAACATATTGACGTCGACGTAATAGGGTGTCTTCGCCGCCTGGCCGATGCCCGAAACGATGACGACGCTGCGCCCGTCGGCATTCAACGCATCGAGTACCTCGCGGATCAGCGTCAGAATGCCGAAGTTCCCGCACCCCGGGCACCAGCCGATATCTGTATTTTCACGTTCAAACGGTTTCATGAGAGCTCCTTTAATTGGGCACCGAGTTCCTGCGCCAGCTGGTCGGCAAAGAAGGCGAAACCGTTGCTCTGCAGGATGCGCCGGTCGACCCCGACGCCGTGCAGCGCCAATTGCTCCGCGAAGGCGCCGTCGGCGTTGTTCTCGACGACGATGCGATAGTCGTACGTCTCCAGGAAGGCGAGCTGTTCTGGGTTAAGCGGATGTACCCAGGCAAAGTGGACCTGGCAGGTACGCTCGTCTCCCAGACGCGCCAGGGCCTCGGCAACGGCGCCGCGGCTCGAGCCCCAGCCGATCACCGCGATGCTCCCCGCACCGCGCACTTCCGGCGCCCACGCCTCGGCCACGATCCCTTCGGCCTTTCGGGCCCGCTTGGCGACCATCGCCTCTCGGACGCGGAAGTCCTCGGTGATCTGCCCCCTTGCGTCGTGTTCGTGCCCGTCGCTGCAGACCAGCCCCTCGCCGCCGCCCGGGACGGCCCGGGGGCTAACGCCCGAGGGGGTGTCGGCGTAACGGTTGTACGTTTCGGATGCCGGTGCAATGTAGCGGCGCTGTTCGAAGGCAGCGAAATCGATGTCGCCGGTCATCGCCATCGTATCGGCGAGGTACTGGTCACTGAGCATGATGACGGGCACCTGCCACCGGTCGGCCAGTTCAAAGGCGAGATGGCCCAGTTCAACGCATTCGTGCAGCGAACCCGGGGCGAGAATGATCCGCGGGAAGGGGCCGTGGCCCGAGTGCAGCGCGAGGTTCAGGTCGCCCTGTTCGCTGCGGGTCGGCAGCCCCGTCGCCGGGCCGGGCCGCTGGGCCAGGTAGACGACGGCGGGGGTCTCCGTCATTCCCGAGAGGCTTATGCCCTCTCCCATCAGCGCGAACCCGCCCCCCGACGTCGTCGTCAGCGCCCGTGCACCGGCGTACCACGCCCCCATCACGAGGTGGATCGAGGCAATCTCGTCCTCGCTCTGTTCCACGGCGATCTCGAAGCGTTTGGACATCCCCGCCATAAAGTTCAGCACCCCCGTGGAGGGGGACATCGGATAGGAAGCGACGAAGTTGCACCCCCCGGCGAGGAAGCCGAAGCCGCAGGCGGTCGTGCCGTCCATCAGGTGCAGGGCGGCGGCCCCTTCGGGATGGGAGTGCGGCAGCGGCGGCAGCGGGGGATGCTGAAGAGTACGGCCCACATCGGCCCCGGCCTCCGCCGCGTGAACATTCCCCTCGTCCCGCGCGAAACGCGCCTGCACGCTGGCGTTCAATGCCTCCGTTTCAAGGCCCAGCATCCCGTAGACCAGCCCGGCGGCATAGGTGTTGGCGTAGCGCGGGTCGCCCAGCCGCTGCGCCTCGCGCTGCATCGCAACGGCAATCGCGCCGGGCGCCTCCGACGCAAAACGCTCGTCGGTCAGTACGACCGTCTGCGCGCTAAGGCGCGGCGCCGCGTGGGTCAGGGCCAGGGCGTCAAGCGCGATAAAGAGGTCCACCTCCCAGCAGGGTGCTTCCAGCGGGGCGTCGGCGATACGGATAAGCGTCGTATTGCTCCCCCCGCGTACCCGGGACATGAACTCCTTGCTCGAATAGACGTAGTAGCCGCTGCGGACAAAGGCGTCGCTGAGCACCTTCTCCAGGGTGTCGATCCCCATGCCCGCCGCCCCGCCGATCAGGATGGAGAGGCTCTGCCCGGTTTCGGGCGGGGTTGGGGACGCCGGCACATGCCGCTGCAGCGGCGGCATGGAAGGGTCGGCGGCGAAAGGGACCTCATACCGCCCGGCCGAGGGCAGCTTCGCGTTCATCTCCGGCAAAGGCGTTGGCACGGATGCCTTCACGGCGGCGGGCACGGGGGCCTCTTTCGCCTGGGGATAGGGCATGCTCTCGCCCCAGGTGATCTTGCCGCCGTAGTAGCCCAGCACGATCACCCCCGCGCCCGTCAACAGGACGATCGCATGGTAGGTAATGCCTTCGGCCGACATCGTGTAGACGATGCCAGGGGCTTCGAGATAGAGCATGATCGCGACGACCCCCGCCAGCAGCATCGCCACGGAGAGCACGATTTTGACGGCAAAGGGACGGCGCCACGTACCGCCGTAATTGATCCGCCAACTGATCAGCCCCGGTACCATTGCAACCACCCCCATAACCGTCGCCGCCAGGAAAGTATAAAAGACGGCAGCGGCATAGAGCGCGGTCGGTACGGCGAAAAAGAGCAGGTCCATCAACGCTGAAAAGAGGTGCAGCGCTATGGGGAAGTGGACGGTCATCGGGTGGGGGTGGTAGCGGCGGTAGAGCGCCTGCCAACGCCGGCGGCGCTCTTTGTTCGCGTCCGGCGGCGGCGAATCGGCCCGGGCCTTCTGTTCCGGCTCCGCCTCCAGCGTGCCGACGACGCTGTAGCGTTCAAATACCTCATCTCCGTGCGGCGCGCCTTCAAGCATCGGCGTGAGGTCGCGCCCCGCCTGATGCATCCCCTGGTGGTTCCCCTCCGCCCACATCGGGCTCTCCGACACGTCGTAGATCTTCCCTTTGTAGGCGACATAGGCGGGTCTTCCGTCGCGGCCGTCGTAGGCCGCAAGTTCACGCGGTGTCATGGCCTCCTCCTTTCGCTTCGCTTTTCGCGGAGGCCGTCACGCCTGCTTACGTGGCGGTCGTTTCGTTTGCCTGCATCGTATCGACATAGTCGCAGACTTCGCTGTCCTCATTGCACGGCTGGCTGTAGCCGGCGATGGGGTCGTTCTCCTCCGCGGCAAGGTTGTCGGAAACGAAGCGCCAGTTGATCAATGTCCACCAGTTCTCCAGGTACTCCGGCCGGGCGTTGCGGCGGTCAATGTAGTAGGCGTGTTCCCAGACATCACAGACCAGCAGCGGCCGACGCCCGTAACGTACGGGCGTATCCGCGTTGGAGGTCGTTTCAATCACGAGGGTATTGTCATTTCTGAGAACGAGCCAGGTCCACCCGGACCCGAACAGCCCCGCCGCCGCAGCAAGGAAGGCACCTTTGAACCCTTCCATGGAGCCGAAGTCGCGCTCGATCATCTCGGAGAGCTCCACCGACGGTGCCGTGGTCTCGGCGGAGAGGCCCAGCCAGTAGAAGTCGTGGTTGAAGACCTGCGCGGCGTTGTTGAAGACACCGTTCTGTGCTTCGCGGATGATCTTGAGCAGCGGCGCGTCTTCGAGGGGGGTCCCCTCGATCAGGCCGTTGAGCTTGTTGACGTAGCCGGCATGGTGTTTTCCGTAATGGAATGACACCGTTTCGGCAGAGATATAGGGTTCCAGCGCCGTCTCTTCGTACGGCAGCTTCATCAATTCAAATGCCATATTATGCTCCTTTGATTGGGCTCGCTTGTATTATCATAACTTATCGAGGTAAAGGGATGGGAAGGAAATTGTTTTAGCGTCCGGATAAAGCCTGCCTTCAGAATAAGCAGACCGCCCGGGCGCGGGGGAACCAAAGAGTGTATACTTCCGTCAAAAAAGACCCGTCCAGTGAAGCAGTTCCTCTCCCAGACCGACCGCGGCGTGCTCTTCATGCTGCTCAGCGCCCTCATCTCCGCCCTCAACGGGGCCGTCGCCAAGCTGCTCGGCGACGACCTGAGTGCCCTGGAGATCGTCTTTTTCCGGAACCTCATCGGGGTGCTTATTATTCTCGCGATGCTGCGTCACACTCCCCCGACCCTGCCCGGCGGCAAACTCCACCTGCTTTTGCTGCGCGGCTTTTTCGGCTTCAGCGCGATGATCCTCTTCTTCTATACCATCACCGTCATCCCGCTGGGCGAGGCGATCACGCTCAACAAGACCTCGCCGCTCTTCGTCTCCGTACTCGCCTTTTTCCTGATGAAGGAGCATCTGAACCGTTACGCCCTTGCGGCGCTTCTCATCGGATTTGCCGGTGTCCTCTTCATCTCCAAGCCGACGGGGATGCTGATGGGGTACGAGCACTTTCTCGGGCTGCTCGGCGGTTTCTTCGCCGCCTCGGCCTACGCCACCATCAAAACGATCCGCCACGTCTACGACACCCGCGTCATCGTCCTCTCGTTCATGGGGGTGGGTACCCTCGTCCCCCTGCTGCTCTTCGCCCTCGCCCCCTTCGTCAGCGCGCCGGATGCCCTGGCCTTTCTCTTTCCCGCGTTCTTCTGGCCGACATCGCCGAAGGTGTGGGGGCTGATCGCCTTCATGGCCCTCATCTCCACCCTCTCGCAGTGGCTGCTCACCAAAGCGTACAGTTTCAGCAAAGCGGGCATCATCGGGGCGGTGAGCTACACGAACATCCCCTTCGCCGTCGGGTTCGGCATCATGCTCGGCGACGGTTTCCCCGACGCCGCCGTCTGGCTCGGCATCGCCATGATCATCGCCGCCGGACTTCTGGTCAAAAAAGGATAAGAAATGCACCAAGAGCACATTGTCATTCTCGGCGGCGGTTACGGCGGCCTGCGGGCCGTCGAACATCTCGCCGGCGACCCGCGTTTTCGCATCACGCTGATCGACCGCCACCCCTACCACTACCTGCAGACCGAAGCCTACGGCTACATCGCCGGGCGCTTCGACATCCACGACATCACGATAGACCTTGCGAACTGGTGCCGGGGCTTCGGCAGGCATGTCACGTTCAAGCAGGCGGAAATCACCGGCGTCGACCCGGAGGCAAAGGAAGTCGTCTTGGAACATGAACGCATCTCCTATGACAGCCTCATCGTCGCCACCGGGGCACGCACGAACTTCTTCGCGTTTATCAAGGGCCTGCGCGAAAACAGCTACGGGGTTAAAAACCTCCAGCGCGCCTTCGCCTTCCGCCAGACCTTCGAACAGCTCGTCTACACCAAGGTCGAAGAGACCCGCGAGCCGGAGCCGGCCGAGCTGCAGATCGCCATCGGCGGGGCGGGGCTCAGCGGCGTCGAGATCGCCGCGGAGATGGCCGACGTCATCGAAAAACACCACAAGACCCTCGGTACCAATGCAAAGAAGATCAGGATTACCCTTATCGACGCGGCGGACACGATCCTGCCGGGGATGAGCAGCTATATCGTCAACCGCACGGCAAAGCGCCTGGAATCGCTGGGAATCCGGATCCTGACCAACGCCTTTATCGACCGGGTCGAAGACGGTGCCATCCATCTCAAAGACGGCACGGCTCTCCCCTACCGTTTCATGATCTTTACCGGAGGGATCATCGCCAATACACTGCAAAGCGACGCGCCCCTTGAAACGAACCGGCTGGGACAGATCGTTCCCGATGCCTATTTGCGCCTCTCCCCCCATATGGACGTTTACGCGGTCGGCGACTGCGTCGAACTCAAAGACGCGAAAGGCACCCTGCTGCCGCCAACGGCCCAGACGGCGGAGAAGAGCGCCGAGTACGTCGCCGCCTCCATCCGCAAACGCCTGAACGGCGATCCCGTTGCCCCTTTTCATGCCAAGGTCGACGGCGTCTT contains:
- a CDS encoding TOBE domain-containing protein, which gives rise to MKISARNQIEAGVLSVNKGAVNAKIALRAPKGTTLSAIITIESVESLDLAVGDVVRAFFKASHVLIATGGMPKISARNKLAGRVEKVIQGAVNTELIIQLESGDLLTSIITNESMAELGIGLGSDVIAIVKASDVMIAK
- a CDS encoding TOBE domain-containing protein, which codes for MMISARNQIDADIVAVRRDGVSALLELKTAQGTLMFASITGNASDTLCVKEGDRVIAFFKDSHVLVATGWAIPISARNRLEGTIETIHRGVVNAEVRIRLGGGDRISATVTDDAVSNLELQSGMPVVAIIKASDMMIAKPAK
- a CDS encoding MATE family efflux transporter, yielding MQLDLTRGSIRSHIRTLAVPACIGFFFHTLFNITDTYFAGTISTQALAALSLSFPIFFIIISLAEGMSEAVTALVGNALGAGETAQAHHLARNALLFGGLLAIALTAAGFAAAPALMVSLGARDAYLAEALAYINVIIAGTGLFVFTFFLNALLNAVGDTVSFRNVLIVAAVINVALDAWFVRGGFGVAPMGVTGIALATVIIESMSAAYLYYRLKTKPVYRGSAPFRFDPAALGELIRQGIPPSANLALMAAGIYIITYFAAPYGQEVVAAYGVGMRIEQIILMPAVGLNVAVLAIVAQNSGARRFERIGETVGRSLFYGAVVALIGGIVLFAGAGTVMGVFSDIPDVIDEGVLYLRVEAFLIYPFVVIFTYVAMLQGVKRPAFIFYISLARQVVAPLIVLWVLARIAPAALSVWLGVGGVVITAAVVTYWYARRILTDLSRVPL
- a CDS encoding thiamine pyrophosphate-dependent enzyme; protein product: MKPFERENTDIGWCPGCGNFGILTLIREVLDALNADGRSVVIVSGIGQAAKTPYYVDVNMFGVLHGRAVPVATAVKAANPELTVVAEGGDGDMYGEGGNHFLHAVRRNVDIVHIVHNNMIYGLTKGQASPTSQKGMETKVQVDGVGNEPFNPLAVALALRAGFVSRVNIGNPEHAKSVLKAAFLHRGYALVDIFQPCVTFNKINTFGWFEGHTYELDASHDTADLGAAMARAMEEGPFPLGVFYRRESDTFDERVRRGQRRPLSLATHDAAHIQTLFDAY
- a CDS encoding 2-oxoacid:acceptor oxidoreductase subunit alpha; the encoded protein is MTPRELAAYDGRDGRPAYVAYKGKIYDVSESPMWAEGNHQGMHQAGRDLTPMLEGAPHGDEVFERYSVVGTLEAEPEQKARADSPPPDANKERRRRWQALYRRYHPHPMTVHFPIALHLFSALMDLLFFAVPTALYAAAVFYTFLAATVMGVVAMVPGLISWRINYGGTWRRPFAVKIVLSVAMLLAGVVAIMLYLEAPGIVYTMSAEGITYHAIVLLTGAGVIVLGYYGGKITWGESMPYPQAKEAPVPAAVKASVPTPLPEMNAKLPSAGRYEVPFAADPSMPPLQRHVPASPTPPETGQSLSILIGGAAGMGIDTLEKVLSDAFVRSGYYVYSSKEFMSRVRGGSNTTLIRIADAPLEAPCWEVDLFIALDALALTHAAPRLSAQTVVLTDERFASEAPGAIAVAMQREAQRLGDPRYANTYAAGLVYGMLGLETEALNASVQARFARDEGNVHAAEAGADVGRTLQHPPLPPLPHSHPEGAAALHLMDGTTACGFGFLAGGCNFVASYPMSPSTGVLNFMAGMSKRFEIAVEQSEDEIASIHLVMGAWYAGARALTTTSGGGFALMGEGISLSGMTETPAVVYLAQRPGPATGLPTRSEQGDLNLALHSGHGPFPRIILAPGSLHECVELGHLAFELADRWQVPVIMLSDQYLADTMAMTGDIDFAAFEQRRYIAPASETYNRYADTPSGVSPRAVPGGGEGLVCSDGHEHDARGQITEDFRVREAMVAKRARKAEGIVAEAWAPEVRGAGSIAVIGWGSSRGAVAEALARLGDERTCQVHFAWVHPLNPEQLAFLETYDYRIVVENNADGAFAEQLALHGVGVDRRILQSNGFAFFADQLAQELGAQLKELS
- a CDS encoding superoxide dismutase; translation: MAFELMKLPYEETALEPYISAETVSFHYGKHHAGYVNKLNGLIEGTPLEDAPLLKIIREAQNGVFNNAAQVFNHDFYWLGLSAETTAPSVELSEMIERDFGSMEGFKGAFLAAAAGLFGSGWTWLVLRNDNTLVIETTSNADTPVRYGRRPLLVCDVWEHAYYIDRRNARPEYLENWWTLINWRFVSDNLAAEENDPIAGYSQPCNEDSEVCDYVDTMQANETTAT
- a CDS encoding DMT family transporter; amino-acid sequence: MKQFLSQTDRGVLFMLLSALISALNGAVAKLLGDDLSALEIVFFRNLIGVLIILAMLRHTPPTLPGGKLHLLLLRGFFGFSAMILFFYTITVIPLGEAITLNKTSPLFVSVLAFFLMKEHLNRYALAALLIGFAGVLFISKPTGMLMGYEHFLGLLGGFFAASAYATIKTIRHVYDTRVIVLSFMGVGTLVPLLLFALAPFVSAPDALAFLFPAFFWPTSPKVWGLIAFMALISTLSQWLLTKAYSFSKAGIIGAVSYTNIPFAVGFGIMLGDGFPDAAVWLGIAMIIAAGLLVKKG
- a CDS encoding NAD(P)/FAD-dependent oxidoreductase, which gives rise to MHQEHIVILGGGYGGLRAVEHLAGDPRFRITLIDRHPYHYLQTEAYGYIAGRFDIHDITIDLANWCRGFGRHVTFKQAEITGVDPEAKEVVLEHERISYDSLIVATGARTNFFAFIKGLRENSYGVKNLQRAFAFRQTFEQLVYTKVEETREPEPAELQIAIGGAGLSGVEIAAEMADVIEKHHKTLGTNAKKIRITLIDAADTILPGMSSYIVNRTAKRLESLGIRILTNAFIDRVEDGAIHLKDGTALPYRFMIFTGGIIANTLQSDAPLETNRLGQIVPDAYLRLSPHMDVYAVGDCVELKDAKGTLLPPTAQTAEKSAEYVAASIRKRLNGDPVAPFHAKVDGVFVALGGHYAVGELFGIIRVSGYTAYLLKKLITKGYYLGLKLRINTGFKKRTEA